A genomic region of Podarcis raffonei isolate rPodRaf1 chromosome 13, rPodRaf1.pri, whole genome shotgun sequence contains the following coding sequences:
- the LOC128398954 gene encoding olfactory receptor 4K14-like, producing the protein MLGVNRTMVSEFVLLGLSETWAIQLFLFVFLLLLYMAIVFSNTLIFSAIFRDHRLSDSPMFFLLGHLAFLDLCLSSFAIPRYLLDFIAQHQIISFQGCMAQIFFLHVFVGSEMLLLVAMAIDRYVAISHPLRYASLMSRPHCMALLLASWAGGLLHGTVQLGFIINVPFCGPNQVDSFFCDLPLVIKLACIDTNPLEVMMVTNSGILSLVSFIGLLISYGFILYTIHSRGPSEGTTKAASTCTSHLIVVTMYFGPCLFIYLRPSARFMIDKVLSVFYTCVTPLLNPTIYALKNKEIKAAIRSLSARLSGQVSTQGRPQH; encoded by the coding sequence ATGCTGGGTGTAAACCGGACAATGGTGAGTGAGTTTGTCTTGCTTGGCCTTTCTGAAACCTGGGCAATCCAACTCTTCTTatttgtcttcctcctcctcctctacatgGCCATTGTCTTCAGCAACACTCTCATTTTCTCAGCCATTTTCCGGGATCACCGTCTCTCAGATTCACCCATGTTCTTTCTGCTGGGTCACTTGGCTTTCCTGGACCTCTGCCTGTCCTCCTTTGCCATCCCAAGATATCTCTTGGATTTCATTGCCCAACATCAGATCATCTCCTTCCAGGGCTGCATGGCACAAATCTTCTTTCTCCATGTGTTTGTAGGAAGTGAGATGCTCCTGCTGGTAGCCATGGCAATTGACCGGTATGTGGCCATTTCCCATCCCCTCCGTTATGCCTCACTTATGAGCCGGCCTCATTGCATGGCACTTCTCCTTGCTTCATGGGCTGGTGGGCTCCTCCATGGCACTGTGCAATTGGGTTTCATTATTAATGTGCCTTTCTGTGGGCCCAATCAAGTGGACAGTTTCTTCTGTGACCTCCCATTGGTCATCAAGTTGGCTTGCATTGACACAAATCCCTTGGAGGTCATGATGGTCACCAACAGTGGAATTTTGTCACTAGTTTCTTTTATTGGCCTGCTCATCTCATATGGATTCATCCTCTACACAATCCACTCCAGGGGTCCCTCTGAAGGGACCACCAAGGCTGCCTCCACATGCACCTCTCACCTCATTGTGGTCACCATGTACTTTGGGCCCTGTTTGTTTATTTACCTGCGTCCATCAGCCCGGTTCATGATTGATAAAGTGCTTTCTGTCTTCTATACCTGTGTCACCCCCTTGCTAAACCCAACCATCTATGCTTTGAAGAACAAGGAGATAAAGGCTGCAATTAGAAGCCTTTCAGCAAGGCTTTCTGGGCAGGTTTCCACTCAGGGACGTCCCCAACATTAG